ACGCGCAACCGCGCGGTGAGCGACGCGACCTACGCGGCCGTGGTCGGGCGCTTCGGCGAGCAGGGGGCGATCGATCTCACCGGCATCAACGGCTACTACGCGCTGCTCGCCATGACCATGAACGTCGCCCGGACGGCGATTCCGGAGGGGACATCCGCGCCGCTGCCGCCGCTGGTAGGGTAGGGTTGGGGGACGCCGTCGCGGCGCCCCTGCGGACCGCATTCCCCACCCGTGGCCCGCACCGCTTGTGGCGCCGGCCGCTTCGGTCTAACCGTCCTCCCCCATGCGGGCGCCCATCGTGCGGTCCGCCAGCCCCCGAAAACCCGGCCGGACGAGAGCCATGGTCGCCCACACCCGCGCCGATTCGGCGCCCAAGCCCACCGATCCGGCGCTGGCGGGCGCCCGGATCCTCGTCGCCGAGGCGCGCTACTACGACGCGATCGCCGACGAACTGCTCGCCGGCGCCCTGGCGGCGATCGAGGCGGCCCGCGCGCAGGCGACCGTGGTGACGGTTCCGGGCGCCCTCGAGATCCCCGCCACGGTGGCGATCCTCCTCGAAACGGGTGCCTACGACGCCGTGGTGGCGCT
This window of the Methylobacterium tardum genome carries:
- the ribH gene encoding 6,7-dimethyl-8-ribityllumazine synthase; amino-acid sequence: MVAHTRADSAPKPTDPALAGARILVAEARYYDAIADELLAGALAAIEAARAQATVVTVPGALEIPATVAILLETGAYDAVVALGCVIRGETGHYDIVAGESARALMDLSVDRRVPLGNGILTVETEAQALARARVAEMNKGGGAAEAALGVLALKRAAEAARPR